A window of the Falco rusticolus isolate bFalRus1 chromosome 1, bFalRus1.pri, whole genome shotgun sequence genome harbors these coding sequences:
- the PLRG1 gene encoding pleiotropic regulator 1 yields MVEEVQKHSVHTLVFRSLKRTHDMFVADNAKPIPLDEESHKVKMAVKLRTEYGSVLHMPTLKENLREKGGPNTGDPYGHKQYSGNQGQELEYMITGTHPYPPGPGVALTADTKVQRMPSESAAQSLAVALPASQSRLDANRTAAGVGDIYRHAGISERSQPPGVSVAMVEAGGNKNSALMAKKAPTMPKPQWHPPWKLYRVISGHLGWVRCIAVEPGNQWFVTGSADRTIKIWDLASGKLKLSLTGHISTVRGVIVSARSPYLFSCGEDKQVKCWDLEYNKVIRHYHGHLSAVYGLDLHPTIDVLVTCSRDSTARIWDVRTKASVHTLSGHTNAVATVKCQAAEPQIITGSHDTTIRLWDLVAGKTRVTLTNHKKSVRAVVLHPRHYTFASGSPDNIKQWKFPDGNFIQNLSGHNAIINTLAVNSDGVLVSGADNGTMHLWDWRTGYNFQRVHAAVQPGSLDSESGIFACVFDQSESRLLTAEADKTIKVYKEDDTATEETHPVSWKPEIIKRKRF; encoded by the exons ATGGTGGAG gaAGTGCAGAAGCATTCTGTGCACACGCTTGTGTTCAGATCTCTGAAAAGAACCCATGATATGTTTGTAGCTGATAATGCCAAGCCTATCCCGTTAGATGAAGAAAG TCACAAAGTAAAGATGGCAGTCAAGCTGCGTACAGAGTATGGCTCAGTGTTACACATGCCTACTCTTAAGGAAAACTTGAGAGAGAAAGGAGGCCCAAACACTGGGGATCCCTATGGACACAAACAGTATTCTGGAAATCAAG GACAAGAACTTGAGTATATGATAACTGGTACACATCCATACCCACCTGGGCCTG gtgtGGCTCTGACAGCAGATACTAAGGTCCAGAGGATGCCTAGTGAATCTGCAGCACAGTCCTTAGCTGTAGCGCTTCCTGCTTCTCAGTCCAG GTTGGATGCAAATCGGACAGCTGCTGGTGTGGGTGATATTTACAGACATGCTGGAATATCTGAGCGTTCGCAGCCTCCTGGGGTGTCTGTG GCTATGGTGGAAGCTGGTGGAAACAAAAATTCTGCGTTAATGGCAAAGAAGGCTCCAACCATGCCCAAACCTCAGTGGCATCCACCTTGGAAACTGTACAGA gtTATCAGTGGTCACCTGGGCTGGGTGAGATGTATTGCAGTAGAACCAGGAAATCAGTGGTTTGTAACTGGCTCTGCTGACAGAACCATAAAG ATTTGGGACCTCGCTAGTGGCAAATTGAAATTGTCTTTGACGGGACACATCAGTACTGTACGAGGGGTGATAGTAAGTGCAAGAAGTCCATACCTCTTCTCTTGTGGAGAAGATAAACAAGTGAAATGCTGGGATCTTGAATACAATAAG GTTATCAGGCATTACCATGGTCATCTAAGTGCTGTCTATGGTTTAGACTTGCATCCAACAATAGATGTACTGGTAACGTGCAGCAGAGATTCAACAGCGCGA ATTTGGGATGTAAGGACGAAAGCCAGTGTGCACACACTATCAGGACACACAAATGCGGTAGCAACAGTGAAGTGCCAAGCTGCAGAACCACAAATTATTACAG GCAGTCATGATACTACCATACGGCTCTGGGATTTAGTGGCAGGAAAAACTCGTGTTACTTTAACAAATCACAAGAAATCTGTAAGAGCAGTAGTGCTACATCCAAGACA ttacaCGTTTGCATCTGGTTCTCCAGATAATATTAAGCAGTGGAAGTTCCCAGATGGAAACTTCATTCAGAACCTCTCTGGTCACAATGCTATTATCAACACGCTGGCTGTAAATTCTGATGGTGTTCTGGTCTCAGGAG CTGATAATGGTACTATGCATCTTTGGGACTGGAGAACTGGATACAATTTCCAGAGGGTACACGCAGCTGTGCAGCCAGGCTCTTTGGACAGTGAATCTGGAatatttgcttgtgtttttgATCAGTCAGAAAGCAGATTGCTAACTGCTGAAGCTGATAAAACCATAAAAGTATACAAAGAAGATGATACTGCG ACTGAAGAAACTCATCCTGTCAGCTGGAAACCAGAAATTATCAAGAGAAAGCGATTTTAG
- the FGB gene encoding fibrinogen beta chain → MKLLLLFLLCVSSVKSQQGSADYDDEDDTPQLGVRGHRPLDKRREAAPTLRPVAPPISGTGYQPRPQKRVKPGDKKEHIIYPDAGGCKHPLDELGVLCPTGCELQTTLVKQEKNVKSVVRDLKDKVSKLSDTSTTFYEYVTALDDKLVKTQKQRKDNDDILSQYNTEVELHYSYIKDNLDNNIPSSLRVLRAVVDSLHKKIQKLENAIATQVDYCRSPCVVSCNIPVVSGKECEDIFRKGGEVSEMYIIQPGPFVKPYRVYCDMQTDKGGWTLIQNRQDGSVNFGRVWDEYKKGFGNVAKSGGKNYCDTPGEYWLGNDKISQLTKIGPTEVLIEMEDWNGDKVSAHYGGFTIQNEGNKYQLSVSNYKGTAGNALMEGASQVHGENRTMTIHNGMFFSTYDRDNDGWLTADPRKQCSKEDGGGWWYNRCHSANPNGRYYWGGTYSWDMSKHGTDDGVVWMNWKGSWYSMKKMSMKIRPYFPD, encoded by the exons ATGAAACTGCTcctgctgttcctgctctgtGTTTCCTCTGTTAAATCCCAACAAGGATCTGCTGACTATGATGATGAG GATGACACCCCTCAGCTCGGGGTTCGAGGACACCGACCCCTGGACAAAAGACGGGAAGCAGCCCCCACACTGCGGCCCGTGGCACCTCCCATCAGCGGGACTGGGTACCAGCCCCGGCCCCAAAAGCGGGTGAAGCCAGGGGACAAGAAAGAACATATCATCTACCCCGACGCTGGTGGCTGCAAGCATCCTCTGGACGAGCTG ggagtGCTGTGTCCAACTGGATGTGAGCTGCAAACTACACTggtaaagcaggaaaaaaatgtgaaatcagTTGTTCGTGACCTAAAGGACAAAGTGAGCAAACTGTCTGATACCTCTACAACTTTCTATGAATATGTGACAGCTCTAGATGATAAACTGGTAAAGacacaaaaacaaagaaaag aCAATGATGATATACTTTCTCAGTACAACACAGAAGTGGAATTGCATTATAGTTACATAAAGGATAATCTGGACAATAACATCCCATCTAGCCTCAGGGTCCTTCGTGCAGTTGTGGATTCTTTACACAAAAAGAtacaaaaactggaaaatgccATTGCAACCCAGGTGGACTACTGCCGTTCCCCATGTGTTGTTTCCTGTAATATTCCAGTGGTTTCAGGCAAAG AATGTGAGGATATTTTCAGAAAGGGAGGTGAAGTATCCGAAATGTACATCATCCAGCCAGGTCCTTTTGTCAAACCATACAGAGTGTACTGTGACATGCAAACAGATAAAGGAG GCTGGACTTTGATTCAGAACCGCCAGGACGGCAGTGTTAATTTTGGAAGAGTATGGGATGAATATAAAAAAGGATTTGGAAATGTTGCGAAGAGTGGAGGGAAGAACTACTGTGATACACCAG GTGAATATTGGCTTGGAAATGACAAGATCAGCCAGCTTACCAAAATAGGTCCCACTGAAGTTTTAATTGAAATGGAGGACTGGAATGGTGATAAAGTGTCAGCTCATTACGGAGGTTTCACCATACAGAATGAAGGAAACAAGTATCAGCTTTCAGTTAGTAACTACAAAGGCACTGCAGGCAATGCACTAATGGAAGGAGCTTCTCAGGTGCATGGAGAAAACAGGACAATGACAATTCACAATGGCATGTTCTTCAGTACTTATGACAGAGACAATGATGGATG GTTAACTGCAGATCCAAGAAAACAGTGTTCTAAAGAAGATGGTGGTGGATGGTGGTACAACCGCTGCCACTCAGCCAACCCCAACGGCAGATATTATTGGGGAGGGACCTACAGCTGGGATATGTCAAAACATGGTACAGATGATGGTGTTGTATGGATGAACTGGAAAGGGTCATGGTATTCAATGAAGAAGATGAGCATGAAAATCAGGCCATACTTTCCAGATTAA
- the FGA gene encoding fibrinogen alpha chain, giving the protein MISMRILCVLLCLHLPWAQGGETDFEKEGAGVRGPRIVEHMAQSTCQYEKNWPICADDDWGTKCPSGCRMQGLIDETDQDYSHRIDKIKKLLAESQNNYKKSNRIIVETINVLKPNLDSAQQTDENYGHVSGELRRRIVTLKQRVVTQVNRIKALQNSIQEQVTEMKRLEVDIDIKIRACKGTCAKSFGYQVDKESYDNIQKQLTQANSIDLHPELQTTTLSTLKMRPLKDSNVPEHFKHKPLPEMQALNIINNIKQMQVVLERPETDTNPPRGDSLYHVAESRGDGPAYTSKLVIPAHGRETLSLGDKTSSPVRRCTKTTTTKYVSGPDGPREEVVEKVVSSDGSDCSHFPGTGTVGGTGDSHKLERLFPELESFFTPDSPSTASRHFGGSSSISTSSHLTGTGTSHSSTGVSSHSGTYGGKGKFTDLGEDEEDDFGGLHLQPSGFPSGSASHSKTVVTSASSSFNKGGSTFETKSLKTREITEQLGGVQHDQSAEDTPDFQARSFRPSGSKRRTASAGKDCDDIRQKHTFGAKSGIFKIKPAGSNKVLSVYCDQETTLGGWLLIQQRMDGSVNFNRTWQDYKRGFGSVDGRGRGEFWLGNENIHLLTQNNTLLRVELEDWDGKAAYAEYIVQVGSEAEGYTLAVSSYEGTAGDALIAGWLEEGTEYTSHAQMQFSTFDRDQDRWEESCAEMYGGGWWYNSCQAANLNGIYYLGGHYDPRYNVPYEIENGVVWLPFRASDYSLKNVRMKIRPVERQAFN; this is encoded by the exons ATGATATCAATGAGGATCCTCTGTGTCTTGCTGTGCCTCCACTTACCCTGG GCACAAGGTGGAGAGACTGACTTTGAAAAGGAGGGTGCAGGAGTGCGTGGTCCCAGGATTGTGGAGCACATGGCCCAGTCCACGTGCCAGTATGAGAAGAACTGGCCCATCTGTGCAGATGATGACTGG GGTACCAAATGTCCTTCAGGCTGCAGGATGCAAGGACTAATTGATGAAACGGACCAGGATTATAGTCACAGAATAGACAAAATCAAGAAGCTGCTAGCAGAAAGTCAAAACAACTACAAAAAATCCAATCGGATAATTGTGGAAACCATAAATGTACTAAAACCAAACCTGGACAGTGCTCAGC agacTGATGAGAATTACGGTCACGTGTCAGGAGAACTGAGGCGGAGAATTGTGACATTGAAGCAGAGAGTTGTCACTCAAGTAAACAGAATTAAagctctgcagaacagcatCCAGGAACAGGTGACAGAGATGAAGCGCTTGGAG GTGGACATTGATATTAAGATACGAGCTTGCAAAGGAACCTGTGCTAAAAGTTTTGGTTACCAGGTGGACAAGGAAAGCTATGACAACATCCAGAAGCAGCTTACCCAAGCCAACTCCATCGACTTGCACCCAGAGCTTCAAACCACCACCTTAAGCACACTGAAAATGAGGCCACTTAAGGACTCAAATGTTCCTGAGCATTTTAAGCATAAGCCTCTGCCAGAAATGCAAGCTCTGAACATAATTAATAACATCAAGCAGATGCAGGTGGTATTAGAAAGACCAGAAACAGACACAAACCCTCCCCGAGGTGACAGCTTGTATCACGTGGCAGAATCGAGGGGGGATGGACCTGCATACACCAGCAAATTAGTTATTCCTGCTCATGGGAGAGAAACCCTTAGTCTGGGAGACAAAACCTCCTCCCCTGTCCGTAGATGCACCAAAACTACCACCACAAAATATGTCAGTGGCCCTGATGGCCCTAGGGAAGAAGTAGTTGAAAAGGTGGTTTCTTCTGATGGCTCAGACTGCTCCCATTTCCCAGGAACAGGAACTGTTGGTGGGACAGGTGACTCACACAAGCTAGAGAGGTTATTCCCTGAGCTAGAGTCGTTTTTTACCCCTGACTCTCCATCCACTGCTAGTAGGCACTTTGGTGGATCTAGCAGCATTTCAACTAGCAGCCACTTAACTGGCACAGGCACTAGCCACTCAAGTACTGGGGTATCCAGTCATTCAGGGACTTATGGGGGGAAAGGCAAATTTACAGACTTAGGAGAGGATGAAGAAGATGACTTTGGAGGACTTCACCTTCAGCCATCTGGATTCCCATCTGGCAGTGCAAGTCACTCCAAGACCGTAGTGACCAGCGCCTCTTCTAGTTTCAACAAGGGAGGCTCCACTTTCGAAACCAAATCACTAAAGACCCGTGAAATAACTGAGCAGCTAGGTGGGGTGCAACATGATCAGAGTGCAGAGGACACCCCAGACTTTCAGGCACGCAGCTTCCGACCGTCAGGATCGAAGCGAAGGACAGCCAGTGCTGGGAAAG actgtGATGATATCCGCCAGAAACACACTTTTGGTGCCAAAAGtggcattttcaaaatcaagcCAGCGGGATCCAATAAGGTTTTGTCAGTTTATTGCGACCAAGAAACCACTTTGGGAGGATGGCTATTGATCCAACAGAGAATGGATGGATCAGTGAATTTTAACCGGACCTGGCAAGACTACAAGAGAGGTTTCGGCAGCGTGGATGGCAGAGGGCGAGGAGAGTTCTGGCTGGGCAATGAAAACATACACTTGTTGACTCAGAACAACACTCTTCTTCGGGTAGAGTTAGAGGACTGGGATGGAAAAGCTGCGTATGCGGAGTATATCGTACAGGTAGGGTCTGAAGCAGAAGGGTACACCCTTGCCGTGTCCTCCTATGAGGGAACCGCTGGGGATGCTCTGATcgctggctggctggaggaggGCACCGAATACACATCCCATGCCCAGATGCAGTTCAGCACCTTTGACCGCGACCAGGACCGCTGGGAGGAGAGCTGTGCAGAGATGTACGGGGGTGGCTGGTGGTACAACAGCTGCCAGGCGGCCAACCTCAATGGCATTTACTATTTGGGGGGCCACTATGACCCCAGGTACAACGTTCCTTATGAGATTGAAAATGGCGTGGTCTGGCTGCCATTTAGAGCCTCTGACTATTCCCTTAAAAATGTTAGAATGAAAATCAGACCCGTAGAAAGGCAGGCTTTTAATTAA